From a single Glycine soja cultivar W05 chromosome 19, ASM419377v2, whole genome shotgun sequence genomic region:
- the LOC114397924 gene encoding lysosomal Pro-X carboxypeptidase-like: MAIGFQFILTLFSLFSVPSLTFAFAPILPRFPSSAVSAELKQRSHSSQNGLYRTKFFTQILDHFNFNPQSNHTFQQRYLINDTFWGGAKNNAPIFVYTGNEGNIEWFTQNTGFMFENAPSFQALLVFIEHRFYGKSIPFGGNKTVAYANTSTLGYLSSTQALADYAALIIDLKKNLSATDSPVVVFGGSYGGMLAAWFRMKYPHVAIGALASSAPILHFMGMVSPDIFISIITQDFRSESENCYKVIKGSWDLIDDTANKPGGMELLRKTFRICKSDDFGPDSLEGWLRAAWIYTAMTDYPTPSNFLNPLPAYPVKKMCEAIDSSVTGNNRLAKLYAAANVYYNYTGKATCFDLDDNSDPHDLGGWQWQACTEMIMPVGGSNKESIFPEYEWSYEARASWCDFFYNVQPRPHWITTEFGGHAIERVLKRSASNIIFFNGLRDPWSAGGVLKTISKTIVAIVAKKGAHHVDLRYSSKEDPQWLKDVRKQEVNIIASWISQYHQDLQSNS; encoded by the exons atggCAATTGGCTTTCAGTTCATACTCACACTCTTCTCTCTATTTTCGGTTCCCTCACTCACTTTTGCTTTTGCCCCTATCCTTCCCAGATTTCCTTCTTCAGCAGTTAGTGCAGAGCTGAAGCAACGCTCACATTCTTCCCAAAATGGGCTTTACAGAACAAAATTCTTCACCCAGATACTGGATCACTTCAATTTCAATCCCCAAagcaatcacacttttcaacaAAGGTATCTCATCAACGATACCTTTTGGGGTGGTGCCAAGAACAATGCTCCAATCTTTGTCTACACTGGCAATGAAGGGAACATAGAATGGTTCACACAAAACACGGGCTTTATGTTCGAAAATGCTCCTTCTTTTCAAGCCCTTTTGGTTTTCATCGAG CATAGATTTTATGGAAAATCAATACCATTTGGGGGAAACAAGACGGTTGCATATGCAAATACTAGCACACTTGGGTATCTCAGCTCAACACAGGCATTAGCTGATTATGCCGCTCTCATCATTGATCTGAAGAAGAATTTGTCAGCCACTGATTCTCCTGTTGTGGTTTTTGGAGGATCCTATGGAGGAA TGTTGGCTGCTTGGTTCAGGATGAAGTATCCACACGTTGCAATTGGAGCTCTAGCATCCTCTGCTCCAATTCTCCATTTCATGGGTATGGTTTCGCcagacatcttcatcagcatcatcACACAAGACTTCAGG AGCGAGAGTGAGAATTGTTACAAAGTGATAAAAGGGTCTTGGGATCTGATAGACGATACGGCCAATAAACCCGGAGGAATGGAACTGCTGCGGAAAACATTCAGAATATGCAA GAGCGATGATTTTGGGCCTGATTCTTTGGAAGGTTGGCTTCGGGCGGCGTGGATTTATACCGCCATGACAGATTATCCGACACCATCCAATTTCCTGAATCCCCTGCCTGCATATCCGGTGAAAAAG ATGTGCGAGGCGATTGACAGCTCAGTAACGGGAAATAATAGATTAGCCAAGTTGTATGCAGCAGCCAATGTCTACTACAACTATACAGGCAAAGCAACGTGTTTCGATTTGGATGACAATTCTGATCCTCACGATCTTGGAGGATGGCAATGGCAG GCTTGTACGGAGATGATAATGCCCGTAGGTGGAAGCAATAAGGAGAGCATATTCCCAGAATATGAGTGGTCATACGAAGCAAGAGCCTCTTGGTGCGACTTTTTCTACAACGTACAGCCAAGACCACACTGGATTACTACTGAGTTTGGTGGCCAT GCTATTGAGAGAGTTCTGAAAAGGTCTGCCAGCAACATTATATTCTTTAATGGTTTAAGAGATCCTTGGAGTGCCGGAGG GGTGTTAAAGACTATATCAAAAACAATAGTTGCTATTGTTGCAAAAAAAG GAGCTCATCATGTAGACCTAAGGTACTCGAGTAAGGAAGATCCACAGTGGCTTAAAGATGTAAGGAAACAAGAGGTAAATATCATAGCAAGTTGGATCTCACAATACCATCAAGACCTACAATCCAATAGCTAA
- the LOC114400198 gene encoding uncharacterized protein LOC114400198 gives MLSQNRSTMDMIPGKIRKRGCSSSASSSSSVLHNYRFKRTILVGKRGGSSTPVPTWKLMSSRSPLRALASPKYPPSQTANKSLQAPVSARKLAATLWEMNEIPSPSVRSKKELRTRERVPRSMRSGSLPPHLSDPSHSPVSERMDRSGTGSRQKRTPSISHRARITEHHVGPLDSLSNASLMEIETRSRAQTPASSAVGVKGRLKDVSNALTTSKELLKIINRMWGHEDRPSSSMSLISALHTELERARLQVNQLIQEQRSDQNEINYLMKCFAEEKAAWKNKEQEIVEVAIESIAGELDVERKLRRQLESLNKKLGRELADTKASLLKVVKELESEKRAREIIEQVCDELARDADEDKSEIEKQKRVSTKVCEEVEKEKEIMQLTDRLREERAQKKLSDAKYQLEEKNAAVDKLRNQLEVFLGGKQVREKSRSSTHLNDEEIAAYLSRSRLGSHLVEDKEDDGGEVDNGVECEEESAESDLHSIELNMDNNKSYKWTYPPESRFDTRRYPIEEEVKGSRRSTSGKTSRKSTSLQRSISDGMEWGVQADKLQNSGDGIDWESFYELEKQAQGKGYGDEMQGYKSVKGLRDQILAGSRLASYRGYASPTRQFSQPWSSRDLTNNFQERPATAQGNGLKSRLGEARGEGQNLRKSKR, from the exons ATGCTGAGCCAAAACCGAAGCACCATGGACATGATTCCTGGGAAGATCCGAAAACGAGGCTGTTCCTCCTCcgcctcctcctcttcctccgtGCTCCACAACTACCGCTTCAAGAGGACTATTCTCGTCGGAAAGCGGGGCGGATCTAGTACGCCCGTGCCCACGTGGAAGCTCATGAGCTCGAGATCTCCGCTCCGGGCATTGGCCTCCCCCAAATACCCGCCGTCGCAGACGGCTAACAAGTCCCTCCAAGCTCCGGTCTCCGCCAGGAAGCTCGCCGCCACGCTCTGGGAGATGAACGAGATTCCTTCGCCCAGCGTCAGGTCCAAGAAGGAACTCAGAACCAGAGAAAGAGTTCCCAGGTCCATGCGTTCTGGTTCTTTGCCTCCCCATTTGTCCGATCCATCACACAGTCCTGTGTCCGAG agaatggATCGATCTGGAACCGGAAGTCGCCAAAAAAGAACTCCGTCTATTTCTCACAGGGCTAGGATCACTGAACACCATGTTGGTCCTTTGGATTCTCTTAGCAATGCCAGTCTCATGGAG ATTGAAACTAGATCCCGAGCACAGACCCCTGCTTCATCTGCTGTTGGAGTTAAAGGACGTTTAAAAGATGTTAGTAATGCTTTAACGACATCCAAAGAGCTACTTAAAATTATAAACCGGATGTGGGGTCATGAAGATCGTCCTTCATCTAGTATGTCTCTTATCTCAGCTCTGCATACTGAGCTGGAGAGGGCTCGCCTACAGGTCAATCAACTTATCCAGGAACAACGCTCAGATCAGAATGAGATAAATTATTTGATGAAGTGTTTTGCTGAAGAAAAGGCTGCTTGGAAAAACAAGGAGCAAGAAATTGTTGAGGTTGCAATTGAATCTATTGCTGGGGAACTCGATGTAGAGAGGAAACTCAGGAGACAATTAGAAAGCTTGAACAAGAAGCTTGGGAGAGAACTGGCTGACACTAAAGCTTCCCTTCTTAAGGTGGTGAAAGAGCTTGAAAGTGAGAAGAGAGCAAGAGAAATTATTGAGCAAGTATGTGATGAGTTAGCAAGAGATGCTGATGaagataagtctgagattgagaaacaaaagagaGTGTCTACAAAAGTTTGTGAAGAGgtagagaaagaaaaggaaataatgCAGTTGACCGATAGGTTACGTGAGGAGAGAGCTCAAAAGAAACTCTCTGATGCAAAATATCAGCTTGAGGAAAAGAATGCAGCTGTTGATAAGCTAAGGAATCAACTTGAAGTTTTTCTTGGAGGCAAACAAGTTAGAGAAAAGAGTCGCAGTTCCACTCACTTGAATGATGAAGAAATTGCTGCCTATCTCAGCAGAAGCCGATTAGGTTCCCATCTCGTTGAAGATAAAGAAGATGATGGAGGAGAGGTTGACAATGGAGTAGAATGCGAGGAGGAATCTGCTGAAAGTGATCTGCATTCTATAGAGTTAAATATGGACAACAACAAGAGTTATAAGTGGACCTACCCTCCTGAAAGCAGATTTGATACAAGAAGATATCCAATTGAGGAAGAAGTGAAAGGTAGTAGGAGGTCTACCTCTGGGAAAACTTCAAGGAAAAGCACATCTCTGCAAAGGAGTATATCAGATGGAATGGAATGGGGAGTCCAAGCTGATAAGCTTCAAAATTCAGGAGATGGGATAGATTGGGAAAGCTTTTATGAACTGGAAAAGCAAGCTCAAGGAAAAGGTTACGGGGATGAAATGCAAGGCTATAAATCAGTGAAAGGTCTTAGGGATCAGATATTGGCTGGTTCTAGGCTTGCATCTTATAGAGGTTATGCCAGTCCAACTAGACAATTTTCCCAGCCTTGGTCATCACGAGATCTCACAAATAACTTCCAGGAAAGACCTGCTACAGCACAGGGCAATGGTCTAAAATCAAGGTTAGGGGAAGCCAGGGGTGAGGGCCAGAATCTAAGGAAGTCAAAAAGGTGA
- the LOC114400583 gene encoding B3 domain-containing protein At2g36080-like gives MSSIHHYSPETTLYWTSDHQQQQQQQQQQQQQAATWLSNSHTPRFNLNEDDDEEDDVVVSDKATNNLAQEQEKEAMFEKPLTPSDVGKLNRLVIPKQHAEKYFPLDSSGGDSAAAKGLLLSFEDESGKCWRFRYSYWNSSQSYVLTKGWSRYVKDKRLHAGDVVLFHRHRAHPQRFFISCTRHQPNPNPPAHVSIRSSSYSALPAYPTHHHHHLPFPYQPHSLHAPGGGSQGQNETTPGGNSSSGRVLRLFGVNMECQPDNDNDSQNSTHECSYTHLYHHQTSSYPSSNPHHHMLPQQP, from the exons ATGTCATCGATACACCACTACTCACCGGAAACAACACTATACTGGACCAGCGACcaccagcaacaacaacaacaacaacaacaacaacaacaacaagctgCCACGTGGCTTAGTAATTCCCACACTCCCCGTTTCAACCTGAACGAAGACGACGACGAGGAAGACGACGTTGTCGTTTCGGACAAGGCTACTAATAATTTGGCGCAAGAACAGGAGAAAGAAGCGATGTTCGAGAAGCCGTTGACGCCGAGCGACGTCGGGAAGCTGAACCGGCTCGTGATCCCGAAACAGCACGCGGAGAAGTACTTCCCTCTTGACTCGTCCGGCGGTGACTCGGCGGCGGCGAAAGGGCTCTTGCTGAGTTTCGAGGACGAGTCGGGGAAGTGCTGGCGCTTCCGTTACTCTTATTGGAACAGTAGCCAGAGTTACGTTTTGACCAAAGGCTGGAGCCGTTACGTCAAAGACAAACGCCTCCACGCAGGCGACGTCGTTTTGTTCCACAGACACCGCGCCCACCCTCAACGCTTCTTCATCTCCTGCACCCGCCACCAACCCAACCCCAACCCTCCCGCGCACGTTAGCATCAGATCCTCCTCCTACTCTGCGCTCCCAGCTTATCCTACGCACCATCATCATCACCTCCCCTTCCCATACCAACCTCACTCTCTTCACGCACCAG GTGGAGGGTCCCAAGGACAGAACGAAACGACACCAGGAGGGAACAGTTCAAGTGGCAGGGTGCTGAGGCTGTTTGGGGTGAACATGGAATGCCAACctgataatgataatgattcCCAAAACTCCACACATGAATGCTCCTACACCCACTTATACCACCATCAAACCTCTTCTTATCCTTCTTCAAACCCTCACCATCACATGCTACCTCAACAACCATAA
- the LOC114400584 gene encoding uncharacterized protein LOC114400584: protein MKVRVVCRKIYDYIRYDLKEIAFPSSLPDPPHIKKRRKLTWDQRIWVLKRAARLYAASWVRDIGPDLRPDDYKKDGDMTDETNGEKKTTIGKEPSTLEDLAVAARGGMETLRPALQRVYMTRASAYRDALKSFIEGYQEGVQQVMEKKEDSKPQEDADLPKKST, encoded by the exons ATGAAAGTGAGGGTTGTTTGCAGGAAAATTTACGACTATATACGCTATGATCTCAAAGAAATCGCTTTCCCCTCTTCTTTGCCAGACCCTCCTCACATCAAAAAGCGTCGCAAATTGACCTGGGACCAGCGTATCTGG GTTTTGAAGAGAGCTGCCCGGCTTTATGCTGCAAGCTGGGTTCGTGACATTGGTCCTGACCTTCGGCCTGATGATTATAAGAAGGATGGTGACATGACTGATGAAACAAATGGTGAAAAGAAAACAACTATAGGAAAAGAACCCTCAACACTGGAGGACCTTG CTGTAGCTGCAAGAGGGGGAATGGAGACTCTCAGACCAGCTTTGCAGCGTGTGTACATGACCAGAGCATCTGCATACAGAGATGCTCTTAAAAGTTTCATAGAAGGGTACCAAGAGGGTGTTCAGCAAGTAATGGAGAAGAAGGAAGATTCCAAACCTCAAGAAGATGCTGATTTACCCAAAAAATCAACTTGA